The Alistipes sp. ZOR0009 genome includes a window with the following:
- a CDS encoding STAS domain-containing protein — protein sequence MNVNIEKLPEYTLIKVLDSKLDTTIAPELKSELVVIAGNGEKNLVLDLSNCQYCDSSGLSAILVANRLSKNAEGIFVLTGLTEMVEQLVKLSQLDTVLNIATTPEDVQSFFQNS from the coding sequence ATGAATGTGAATATTGAAAAGTTGCCGGAATATACCTTGATAAAGGTGCTAGATTCTAAGCTGGACACGACTATTGCTCCCGAATTGAAGTCGGAGCTGGTTGTAATAGCGGGCAACGGCGAAAAGAACTTGGTTCTTGATCTAAGCAATTGCCAGTATTGCGATTCGTCGGGGTTGAGCGCTATTTTGGTAGCTAACCGCCTAAGCAAAAATGCGGAAGGTATCTTTGTTTTGACAGGATTGACGGAAATGGTGGAGCAGCTTGTTAAGCTTTCACAGCTTGATACGGTGCTAAACATTGCCACAACTCCGGAGGATGTTCAATCGTTCTTCCAAAACAGCTAG
- a CDS encoding ribonuclease Z, whose translation MNFSVTILGTSSALPTIDRYPTAHALNVHERFFLIDCGEGTQMQLRRNRFKLIRINHIFITHLHGDHFFGLFGLLSTMNLLGRKNDLYVYGHRLLKEVLDDHLKVFGAEFGYKVVFNEVAVKSKEVIYEDDGLQVEAFPLKHRISCFGYLFREKEPHRNIHKWMIEKYRISLAQVVKIRNGADLVLDDGEVIPNDKLTYLPYEPRSYAFCSDTAFSNKVAEYVKDVDLLYHEATFTNDLKKMAAQTGHSTALQAGKVARLANVKKLIIGHFSSRYKDISVFLHEAKEEFPNTELAKEGLTISIDLKRFKD comes from the coding sequence GTGAATTTTAGCGTTACTATTTTAGGCACAAGTTCGGCTCTGCCGACTATAGACCGATATCCAACCGCTCATGCGCTCAATGTGCATGAGCGGTTTTTTTTAATCGACTGCGGAGAGGGAACTCAAATGCAGCTTCGACGAAACCGCTTTAAGCTGATTCGTATCAACCATATTTTTATTACCCACCTGCACGGCGACCACTTTTTTGGACTTTTTGGACTGCTCTCCACCATGAATCTTTTAGGTAGAAAAAACGACCTGTATGTTTACGGACATCGGTTGTTGAAGGAGGTGCTGGATGACCATCTGAAGGTCTTTGGAGCCGAATTTGGCTACAAAGTTGTATTTAACGAGGTGGCTGTTAAAAGCAAGGAGGTGATTTATGAGGATGATGGGCTGCAGGTTGAAGCGTTTCCGTTAAAGCACCGCATCTCGTGTTTTGGATATCTTTTTAGGGAAAAGGAACCGCATCGTAACATCCACAAGTGGATGATTGAGAAGTACAGAATATCGCTGGCACAGGTGGTGAAAATCCGTAATGGCGCCGATTTGGTACTCGATGATGGGGAGGTTATTCCCAACGACAAGCTAACCTACTTACCGTACGAGCCCCGTTCGTACGCATTCTGTTCCGATACGGCATTTTCCAACAAGGTTGCCGAATATGTTAAGGATGTGGATTTGCTCTACCACGAGGCGACGTTTACCAACGATCTGAAGAAGATGGCGGCACAAACAGGGCACTCTACCGCGCTGCAGGCGGGGAAGGTGGCTCGGTTAGCTAATGTCAAAAAGCTGATAATTGGCCATTTCTCTTCCAGATATAAGGATATTTCGGTATTTTTGCACGAGGCAAAAGAGGAGTTTCCTAATACGGAGCTAGCCAAGGAAGGGCTAACCATTTCAATTGATTTGAAACGATTTAAGGATTAA